AACAAAAAACGCCTCTGTGTCCTCGGTGCCTCTGTGGTGCATCCCTATCTGGTTTCTATCCGCGAACCCGTTTACGGCTCTTTGCGGCTCCATGGGCCTCTTTATGGTGGAGGTGGGGGACACCAACGCCGCGCCCCCGCCGGGCGTTGCATTATTTTCCACTATTTTCCGTGTAAAAAATGGAGGCCCCAATCATGTCTCTCCTCATCGCCCGCTCGATCCGCATGGAGTCCAGTCGCCCAAGCGACAAATCCGCAATCCACCATCGCCTGCATCCTGTCAATCGTGTTCATCCTGTCCATTCCCCTCCGCTACACTCTGTGCGAAGGAGCGACCCATGTTCGAACGATTCACCGACCGCGCTCGCAAGACGATGGCCCTCGCCAATCAAGAGGCGATCGACTTCGGTCATGAGTACCTCGGCACGGAGCACATCCTTCTGGGCTTGGTCAAGGAAGGCAGCGGCGTTGGGGCCAACGTGTTGAAAAACCTCGGCGTCGACCTGCGTAAGCTAAAGAAGGAGATCGAAAAACTCTGCACACCCGGCGCCGGCGGCTCTCAAGGTGAAAAGGTCCCGCAGACGCCGCGTGCCAAAAAGGTCATCGAAAATGCCATCTTCGAAGCCCGCAGCCTCAATCACAATTACGTCGGTACCGAACACCTCCTGCTGGGATTGCTCCATGAGCGCGAGGGCTTGGCGTCGCAGGTGCTCAAGAATCTGGGCATCGATCTTCAAAAAGCCCGCGAGGAAGTCATGGACCTTCTCGGTGTGGTTTTGCCATCCGCCGAGCGAACCAAAGGGCCAACTGAACCCACAGTAACTTCACTTTGTGATGCAGGGCTGGAACCGCTCATCGGCGCACTTGTTACGGGCTTTCAAAAACAATTGGACGAATTGAATCAGCAAAAGGACGATTGGGTTCGCAAATCGGACTACGAAAACGCAGCCGATGCGCGCGACAAAGCCATCGCACTTGTCTGGTTCAAGGAACTCGTCATTAAGCGGGTTTTAGATACGCCAATCGATGCCAAGCCCGTCGCCGGTCAACCCTGGGGCGAACATTACGCCCGAATGCTCGCCCAACTCCTCGCCGCCCTCATCGAATCCTCCCCCGACCTCGCCGCGAGGCTCGGCGACATTATCAAAGAACTCCGTAAAGCCGCCGAGCCATAGGCCCAGTGCCCTCAGATTCCTGTCCCCTTATCTCTGTTTAGAGGGAGCGCTGATTAGAGATTAAGGGCAAGGACAAAACCAAGGTAGCGAAGCCGCCGCCTTCGTTCAGCTTACCGCTTAAAGGGACCGAAAGGACCAAAAGTGAGAGCGATTCTAGGGGATGAGAAGCGTTACAAACGACCGGATGTCCTTTCCGTCCGTCCGCCCGTCGCCGTTGAGGTCGCCGTTGCTGGTGTTGCAGAGGGGGTGCTGCACGTCGTAGGCGGAGGGGTTCACCAGGCGCAGGGCGAAGGCGGTCACGTCGGATGCGTCGGCGGCGCCGTCGCAATTGGTATCGCCGGACAGCGGCGGGTCGAAGAACTGCGTCAGGAGGAAGTTGCGGGCCGAGGCGTCGGTGTCGTTGCCCAGGAAACCGTGACCGGCGCCGTTGATCGAGCGATAGTCGTGGAACACGCCGACCGCGGGCATGGCGTCGGTCAGGCGGACGCTCTGCTTGATCGGCACGCTCGTGTCCATGTTGCCGTGGGCGATGAAGAGCGGCGGGTCGTCGGCCGTCAGCCACGTGATGGGATTCACCTGGTTGCAGAGCGTGACGAGCGCGGGATACGGCGGGTTGGGATTGGCGATGTTCGCGCGGATATCGCCGATGCCCTGACCGGGATCGTCCCAGCCGACGAGGTGCGATTCCGGCGACGTCGGGGCGTCGTGGTTGATCCCGCTACCGGGGGGCGTGGTCGTGTCAAGGTTGATGTTCAGAATGTCGGTCGGGCCGAAGTAATCGACGGCGGCCTGCACACGGCTGGAAAAGGTGGGGTTGCCGCCGGAGGTTCCTTCGAGTTCCGCGACATCGCCGGACGTCGCCAGCAGCGCGGAGAGATGACCGCCCGCCGAGCTGCCCCATGAGCCGAAGCGCGTGGTATCGAGGTTGTACGTCGCGGCGTTGGCGCGCAGGAACCTGACCGCGCCCTTCACATCGTGAATCTGCGCGGGGAAGATCGCATCGCCGGACAAGCGATAGCTGACGCTGGCGATGGCCACGCCCGCGGTCGGCAGTTGCAGCGCGCTGCCGGGCACGGTGTTGTGCGTCCCGCCCTGCCAACCGCCGCCGTGAATCCAGAGTACGCACGGATACGGACCCGACCCGGCCGCGGGCAGGTAGATATCCATCAGAAGCGTCACCGTCCCACCGGCATCGCGCGGCACGACGCCAAAGACGACATCGTCGTAGGTGGGTGTGATTTGGCCCGACGCGCGCACCGGGAGAACGGCAAGCGCGACGAGGAGTGCGAGGTATGCGATTCGAAAAAAGGACACGGCTGGATTCCCACTGCCTACGGAGCGCCTTCCCTTCACCAAACGCCATTGTAGCTGAAATATTGCCTCTCTTGAGGTCACCGAGGAACGGATCACTCCTTGTGTGCATAGGTGCGCGGACGTACGATAGCCTCCACTCGCCACGACGGACAAAGAGAGGGAGGTCCAATCATGCGACAAGGCAAGTATCTCCAGCGTTTACGACTGGTCGTCCTTCTGACCGCCGCCGGCACCCAGGGTTGCTCCATGGCCGAGCCCGACCGGGCGGAGCGGATGACGCGCGGTTACCTCTATTACTGCGACGGCGCGGGCGGGGGAGGCCTGGTGTCGAACTGGGCGGGCGGCGTGCGCAGCGGTCTGGCGGAGGCCGGCTACAACGGGGCCGGCGAGATCTTCCGATGGAACACGGGCTTCGGCGTGTACGCGGACCAGGTCTCCAGCGTGGAATACAAGCAACAGAAGGCGAAAGAGCTCGCCAACGAGATCGTCGCGTATCAAGCCAAATATCCGGGAGCGGCCGTACACCTGATGGGCCTGTCGGCCGGGACGGCGGTCGTGGCGTATGCCTTGGAGGCATTGCCGCCACAAGCCAGCGTCGATAATGTTGTGATGCTCTCGGGCTCGCTGAGCTCCACTCACAACCTCACCAATGCCCTGCGGCGCGTCAAAGGCAAGATGTACATCTTCACGTCGCAGCGCGACGAAGTGCTCCTCGCCCTGGTGCCATTCGCCGGGACCGCCGATCGAACCTCCGCCGACAGCGGAACGATCGGATTGAACGGCGCCCGGCTGCCGCGCACCGCCACGTCCGAGGCACGCGAGCAGTATCGCAAGATCGTCACCATCCCGTGGAACCCGCAGTTTGAGCGCTACGGAAATCGCGGCGGCCACACCGACACCGTCGCGGCCCCGTTCGTTCAGCAGTTCGTGGCGCCCCTGGTCGTGACGGGCACGTCGCGCAGCAGCACGGCGGTCGCGTCGGCGGGAACCGGCCATGTCGAGAACCCGGATTACGCGCGCTGGTCGCGGTTCGCCGCCGGCTCGTGGGTGGTTTTCGAAGGCGATCAGATTGAGGGCGGCACCCGACAGCCGATCCGAGTGCGCGTCACGCTGGTGGAAAAAGAGCCGGATCGCCTGCTGATTCAGCGGGAGGCGGAAGGAAGCGGCGAAATAGCCGAAGCGTTGACCAAGTCGTTCTACGTTACGCGCCACATCGATCCTGCGCAGCATCCGTTTACGCAACGCGGCGCCCGACGGAAGGCGCTCCCCTCCGAGGCCGTGACCATTGGCAGCCGCCGTATTATTGCGTGCAAGGCGCAGAGCGTGGAGATCGAAGGCGATTTCCCGGTCTGGGGCCACAACGTCAAGGCCATGGTGGTTTCCAGCCCGGAGATCCCCGGCGGCATCGCGCGGATCGAACTTGACACCGAACTGAATGGCCAACCGATCAAGGTTGCCGGACGCGCGGTCGACTACAACATCGGTTCGTCGATTCAATGATGGCGGAACTAGGCGGAAGGATATTTTTCTATTGAGAAAAAGGAGTCATAGCATGCAGCGTCGCAACGGCGGGTGGAGTGCGCGGACAAACCCTCTCCTGGTGTGCGGTCTATTGGTGGCGTCGGCGTCTGGGTGCCGATTGCATCCCGTCAGCCTGGCGTCCATGGCCATCGGCGACGTCATCAACGACGCCGACGTGAAGAAGCGCCAGGAGGAGCTGCACAACCAGCCGGTCTCGGCTGCGGATGCGATGTTCGGGGAGCGGCAAGAGACGCTGGTCTATGCGGACGACGCCAAGCGCGAATTGATCATGTACCCGGTGAAGGGCGACCTCCTGGATTCCCAGAATTGGGTGGTCGAGTCGCAGAACGGAAAGCTGGTCGCTCTGTCGCGGGTGAAGCGAAACATCGACGGCGTGGAGGACGTGATCAAATCGGCGGCGATCGAGCCGAAGGTCATGGGCAAGTCGCCGGAGGATTGCTGCCGGGACGCCGAATTCAAGCCGCCGATCGCCACGCTGCGCTGCCGCGAATCCGGCGAGGTCATGCGGGTGTACGACATCCGCAACTGGACGAACAGCCGGGGAGCGCGGTATTGCGTCCTGCGGTTCGATGAGAACGATCGCTGCAAGAAGATCAATCTGATCGGGGTGAGCGCCTCCAGCCTCAAGGATCCACTGGCGACGGACCAGGGGTAGCCTCCGGCGATGCTGTACGATCCCCCCAGCCGCGAAACGGAAATCGTCTCGCGTCCACATTTTTCGGGCCGATCACAAATCCCGATTGATCCGGGTCCGCGCGGCGGCTACGGTCTGTAACCCGTATTCGGGAATCCGCGAAGTTGAACAAGACCAAAAGGAATCCGTGGCGGCACATGATCCGTTCTTTTTCGATACTTAGCCTGGCCTGGGTCCTCGGCATCGGGGCGGCCGCGTGTGCCAGGCCGGAGCCGCCGACCCCGCTCAAGCCGCTCAGCGACGCGGACCTTGGCGGCACGCAGTGGCTGGCCGAGACGGAGAAGTCCCTCGAAAAGGACTTCAAGGGCATCGACCCACCGCAGCCCCGCGAAACCTGGGAGGTGGGTTCGGAGGCGGTCTACTCGGTGCGGATCGAGGGGCGCGGCGAGCCGATGGTGCGGCTTGTCCATTTCATTCTGAAATCCAAGTCGCTCGCCGGGATCCAGACCGTACGCATCAATCCGGCCGGACCCGCGGAAAATCCTGGGAAGGTCTTCGATATCCGCGA
This window of the Phycisphaerae bacterium genome carries:
- a CDS encoding alpha/beta hydrolase fold domain-containing protein — its product is MSFFRIAYLALLVALAVLPVRASGQITPTYDDVVFGVVPRDAGGTVTLLMDIYLPAAGSGPYPCVLWIHGGGWQGGTHNTVPGSALQLPTAGVAIASVSYRLSGDAIFPAQIHDVKGAVRFLRANAATYNLDTTRFGSWGSSAGGHLSALLATSGDVAELEGTSGGNPTFSSRVQAAVDYFGPTDILNINLDTTTPPGSGINHDAPTSPESHLVGWDDPGQGIGDIRANIANPNPPYPALVTLCNQVNPITWLTADDPPLFIAHGNMDTSVPIKQSVRLTDAMPAVGVFHDYRSINGAGHGFLGNDTDASARNFLLTQFFDPPLSGDTNCDGAADASDVTAFALRLVNPSAYDVQHPLCNTSNGDLNGDGRTDGKDIRSFVTLLIP